Genomic segment of Rhodocaloribacter litoris:
GCTCAAGCGGGCCATGGCGGCCCACGGCCTGCCGGGCACGGTGCGGCTCTACGGCACGCCCGCCGAGGAGACGGTCGTCGGCAAGGTCTACATGGCCAAGGCCGGGCTCTTCGACGATCTCGATGCCGCCCTCGAATGGCACCCCGGCACGGAGACGGCCGTGCGCAACCAGCCGGGGCGGGCCATGAACAACTTCACGGTGGAGTTCTTCGGCCAGGCCGCGCACGGGGCTTCCGACCCCTGGAACGGGCGCAGCGCCCTGGATGCCGTCGAGCTGATGAACCACGGCGTCAACCTGATGCGGGAGCACGTCTATCCCGAGACCCGCATCCACTACGTCATCACCGACGGCGGCGGGGCCCCCAACGTGGTGCCCGAGTACGCCCGGGTGTGGTACTATGTACGCGACATCAACCGGGAGCGCGTCGAGCGCTTCTATGACTGGATCCTGAAGATCGCCGAAGGTGCCGCGCTGGCCACCCGCACCGAGCACCGGGTTTTCCTGACCACCGGCGTGCATGAATACAACCTGAACCGCCCCCTGCAGGAGGCGCTGCAGCGCAACCTGGAACGGGTGGGGCCGCCGGTCTTTACGGAGGAGGAACAGGATTTTGCACGCCGGCTCCAGCGCTTCCTCGGCGTGCAGGAGGACGGGTTCCGCACGGAGATCAAACCGCTGGCCGACGCCCCGGAGCCGCCGAGCGGCGGTTCCACCGACGTGGCCGAGGTGAGCTACATCACCCCGACGGCCGGCTTCAGCGTGACCACCGCCGCCGCCAACATCCCGTGGCATAGCTGGGCGGCAACGGCCTGTCATGGCACCGAAGCCGGGGTCAAAGGCGCCGTCGTCGCGGCCCGGGTCATCGCCCTGACCGGCGTCGACCTGTTGACCGACGCCGGTCTCCGCACCCGGGCCCGGGACTTCTTCCGCGAAAAGACCGGTGGGAAACCCTACCAGCCGCCCATTCCGAAGGACCAGCCCCCGCCACTCCCGGAAACCACCGGCGGGGACTGAGGCGCGCACAACGGGGCACAGGTTGCCCTCGGAGCCCCGTTGCGATGCGATCACCCGTCGCCGGCCCGTTCCGGGCGGGGCAGGGTGAAGCGCACGGTGCATCCGTCGCCTGTTCCCGAGGAGTCGATCCAGACGCGGCCCCCGTGCACCTCGACGATGCGTTTGACCAGCGCCAGCCCGATGCCCGTTCCCTCGGTCTTGTTGTCCAGCCGCTCGAAGAGGCCGAAGACCTTTTCGTGATACTGCGGCGGGATGCCGGGGCCGTTGTCGCGGACGAAGACCTCCACCCGGTTCCCGTGCGTCGCGCCGCCGATCTCGATGACGGGATGCGCTCCCTCGCCGGCGTACTTGACGGCGTTCTCGATCAGGTTTTGCAGCACGTCGACGAGGCGGGTGCGGTCCCCGTAGACCTCCGGCAGGTCGGGTGCGATGCGGACTTCGACCCCGCGCGCCCGGATCTGCCCCGTGACCCGCTCGACGGCCTCGTTGACCAGACTCGTCAGGGGGATGGCCTCGGGCGGGTTGGTGATGCGCCCGACCCGTGAGAGGGTAAGCAGGTCGTCGAGCAGGCGCTGCATGGTTTCGGTTGCGTTCTGGATATGCCGGATGTCCTCCCGGACCTGGTCCAGGTCCCCGGCCAGGCTGTCCTCTTCGAGCAGGCCGAGAAAGCCCCGGATGGTGAAGAGGGGGCTCTTGAGGTCGTGCGAGACGGTGTAGGTGAAGCGTTCCAGTTCCCGGTTCTTGGCCTCCAGCTCGGCGATGAGGTGTTCGCGCTCGGCCTCCGCCTGTTTGCGCTCGGTAATGTCCGTGGCCAGGCCGCGAACGCCTACGGGATGACCGTCCTGCAGGATGACCCGGCTGGAGGTGCGGATGTGCCGGCACGATCCGTCCCGCAGCACGACGCGAAACTCGTACGGCTCGAGGTGGCCGGCCAGCGTGCGTTCGAAGCTCTCCTGGAGGCCCGCGAGGTCGTCCGGGTGGATCAACTCGGTGAAGGAGCGGCCCACGAGGTCGCCGGCGGTATAGCCGGACATGCGCTCGATGGCCGGGCTCACGTACGTGAAGCGCCCTTCGGCGTCGAGCTGAAAGATGACCTCGTTGATCTCCTCGACCAGGTGCCGGTACTGGTCTTTCTGGTCGAGGAGGTGTTCTTCGGCATGCACCCGTTCGGTCACGTCCCGCAGGACGACCAGGACGGCCGGCTCCCCCTCCAGCGTGATGGGGACGCCCTTGACCTCCCCCAGGAACGTCGATCCGTCCAGCCGGCGCAGCCGCTCGACGGTGAAGGGCACCGCTTCCCGCCGGTGGAGTTTCCGGAGGCGTTCCCGAACCAGCTCACGCGATTCGCGGTCTACGAAGTCCCATACGGAGCGGCCCAGCACGTCTTCCGGGGAGCCGGCGCCCAGGAGCCGGAGCCCCGCCGGGTTGATGAAGACGAACGTTTCCTCCCGGTGTACGGCCATCGGGATCGGCGCCTGCTCGATGAGGGTTCGGTAGAGCGCCTCGCGTGCCTGGAGCCGGTCGAGGCGTTGCTGCAGGCGGTGCATCTGCTCCTGCAGGGCGTCGAGGGAAAAGGGGGTGTCGTGCTCGCTCATGGCGGGGTGATGGGTCCGCATCGGTCCGTATGCTACGCCTTACGGTGTGCCGGCGTGCCGGGAGACCCCGATCGGTATGAAAACTACGAAAAGATCGGGGGGTCACGTCGACGCGATGCCGCCGTGCCGCAACGTGTGCATCAGGGCGGTGAGGGTGGCGGCCGCGCGTGCGTATTCCCGGGCGATCATCGAGACGTAGTGATCCAGGTCCGGGGTGTAGAAACCTTTCCGGGCGTCTTGCTCCAGCGTCAGGCACAGCCGGCTCATCCGGCTCAGGCCGATGAGCTGCGTGCTGGATTTGAGCGAATGGGCGCCCGCATGCAGCGCTTCCGTATCCTGCCGTGCCAGCGCCTGCTCCAGCGCCGCGATCAGTTCCGGGGTCGTCGTCAGGTAGCTTTCGATCAGGTCCGCCAGGAAGGCGGGATCCGCGGCTTCGAGATCGAGCAGGTGTTGCAGGACGGCCTGCCGGAGCGTCTCGTCGATGGGGAAGGACGCCCGGGCGTCTGCCGGATGTTCGTTTGATCGGGACACGATACGTCTGAGGCTGGAAACTGGGGGTTCAACCAGGATTATCGGCGGTTTGGGATTACTTTAAAAGCCGGGCAACGAGGCCGCTTTGGTGAGGAGGGTGTCGAAGGGCACCCAGCGGGCCGACAGGCGGTAGCCGGCCCCCACGAAGCCGAAGCCATTCCGCACGTTCGACATCACGCCCGGTTGCACGAGCAGCTCCGGGTCGAACACGCCGCCGGGCGGATCCCAGGCTTCGTTGGCCGCAATCATCCGAACCTGCACCTCGATGATCTTGATGAGGTTGCGCGGGTCGAGCAGGTATTGTTCCTTCAGCAGCTCCAGGATGATCCGTGTGTCCCGGGCGACGTTGAGCTGGATCAGCCAGCCGTCCGGGGTACGTTGCTGGGCTCCCTGGTAGGAGAACGTGGCCTTGTCGCGCCGGATGTCGGACACCGTACGGAAGACGAAGGTATAGACGACCTCGATCCGGATCAGGTTCGGTACCTGGCCGGCGACGTGCACGGGGAAGAGGGGAGGCGTGGAGAGGCTGCGTTCCGGGAGCACCAGCTCGCTGCGCGGGGGCACGGTCACCGTCACGTCGGTGGTGGCGCCGTCGGACCGGGTGACCTCGATCCGGTAGGTGTGACCGAACGAGGCGGTGAAGGGGGCCCAGAAGACGTGGGCGAACTCCCCGTTTGGCTCCCGCAGGAGCGAGTCCTGCCAGCGGCGTTCTTCGCCGGCGGTCAGGTCGAGGGAGCGGAAGCGGGCATCGAGCGGCCCGGCCCGGCCGGGTTCGAGCACGCCTTCGATGGGGAAGACCCGGACCCACTGGGTGTCGAGCTGGGGGGTGAGCACGCCGAAGAGGGTGAAGGGCCGGTCGGTGCCCAGCACGGCGACCACGTCTTCCTCGCATCCCGGAGCCAGCAGGCTCAGGGCGAGGAGCGCAGGCAGGAGCAGGGCGGATCCGCACCGGCGGGGCGCCTGCCGTGCCCGGCGGTCGTCACGGCGGGACGCGGACGGGCAGGTCATTCGTAGGCGAGCTTGAGTCCGACGGAGGGAAAGAGCGGGAGCTGATCGGCCCGGCGCAGCGTGAACACGTCGAGGAAGAAGATGTTACGGCGGTCGTAGACGTTGATGAGGCTGCCCTGCAGCGTCAGCCGGGCCGGGCCGAGCGGCAGGCTTTTCTCGACGGAGAGGTCGAGGCGGTGGTAGGTGGGCAGGCGGGCGTTGAACGGGCGGGCGTAGATGACCCGGCGTGAACCGGGCCGCTCGGCGACGCTCGTGACGTCGTCGACGAGGACGAAGCCGTCGAAGCCGATGGCCTGGCTGAAGGGGAGCCCGGAGCCGAAGGCCCACCGGAGGCTCACCTCCACGCCGCCGAGGGTGAAGGCGGCCAGGGCGTTGACCTGGTGGCGGCGGTCATGGGGGGGATGGAAGGCCAGCGTTTCCGTGCCGTACCAGAGAATCAGGCTGGCCTGGCGGGCCTCATAGCGGGTATGGGCATAGCCGTAGGTGAGGTAGCCGTAGAAGCGGGGGGTGCGTACCTCCAGGCGGGCGTCGAAGCCGAACGTACGTCCTTCGGCCGGTTGCAGGTTGGTCGTGAAGCGCGGGAAGGCGGTCCACTCGGCGATGAAGAGGTTCGTGAGGTCCTTGTAGAAGCCTTCGAGGGAGAGTTCGAGCCAGGGGGCGGGGGTGAGGCGGTAGCCGAGCAGGCCGTGCCGGGCCCGTGGGGCAAGGCCGGCACGCACGTCCTCCAGGTCGGTGCGCGGGCGGGGGACGTTCGTCCAGGCGGTGAAGACGCTGGCGGCGTCGCGGCGGTCGTTGAGGCCCAGCACGGCCTGGTGGTAGAGGCCGGCGGCCAGGCTCACCTGGTGCGGGCCGCGCGCCCAGATCAGCCGGAGGCGCGGCTCCAGGAACGGGCTGAAGCGCACGTCGAAGAACTGGACGCGCAAGCCGGGGCGGAGACGCCAGCCGCCGGCCAGGTGCAGTTCCGGCTCC
This window contains:
- a CDS encoding amidohydrolase; translation: MRPVHCNVYAALFGCALFLFCGFVPVVRAQEGAGPRATVLEEVEALVPEIRRLSMALWSYAETALVEHRSAGALIDVLAREGFTVERGVAGMPTAFVATYGQGAPVIGILAEYDALPGVGNAPVPERRAREDGVDRGHGCGHNLFGAGSVGAALALKRAMAAHGLPGTVRLYGTPAEETVVGKVYMAKAGLFDDLDAALEWHPGTETAVRNQPGRAMNNFTVEFFGQAAHGASDPWNGRSALDAVELMNHGVNLMREHVYPETRIHYVITDGGGAPNVVPEYARVWYYVRDINRERVERFYDWILKIAEGAALATRTEHRVFLTTGVHEYNLNRPLQEALQRNLERVGPPVFTEEEQDFARRLQRFLGVQEDGFRTEIKPLADAPEPPSGGSTDVAEVSYITPTAGFSVTTAAANIPWHSWAATACHGTEAGVKGAVVAARVIALTGVDLLTDAGLRTRARDFFREKTGGKPYQPPIPKDQPPPLPETTGGD
- a CDS encoding sensor histidine kinase — its product is MSEHDTPFSLDALQEQMHRLQQRLDRLQAREALYRTLIEQAPIPMAVHREETFVFINPAGLRLLGAGSPEDVLGRSVWDFVDRESRELVRERLRKLHRREAVPFTVERLRRLDGSTFLGEVKGVPITLEGEPAVLVVLRDVTERVHAEEHLLDQKDQYRHLVEEINEVIFQLDAEGRFTYVSPAIERMSGYTAGDLVGRSFTELIHPDDLAGLQESFERTLAGHLEPYEFRVVLRDGSCRHIRTSSRVILQDGHPVGVRGLATDITERKQAEAEREHLIAELEAKNRELERFTYTVSHDLKSPLFTIRGFLGLLEEDSLAGDLDQVREDIRHIQNATETMQRLLDDLLTLSRVGRITNPPEAIPLTSLVNEAVERVTGQIRARGVEVRIAPDLPEVYGDRTRLVDVLQNLIENAVKYAGEGAHPVIEIGGATHGNRVEVFVRDNGPGIPPQYHEKVFGLFERLDNKTEGTGIGLALVKRIVEVHGGRVWIDSSGTGDGCTVRFTLPRPERAGDG
- a CDS encoding Hpt domain-containing protein, with the protein product MSRSNEHPADARASFPIDETLRQAVLQHLLDLEAADPAFLADLIESYLTTTPELIAALEQALARQDTEALHAGAHSLKSSTQLIGLSRMSRLCLTLEQDARKGFYTPDLDHYVSMIAREYARAAATLTALMHTLRHGGIAST